The Pseudophaeobacter arcticus DSM 23566 genome includes a region encoding these proteins:
- a CDS encoding alpha/beta hydrolase family protein: MKLILSTVFAVVVGYAVAASEQTYYPALTDLHISDPAGQRDLDGLLWYPTEASAPLTYDFESKVWVGTQVVRDASPAPGRFPLVVLSHGMFGNALNQAWLAGALAKRGFVVAAISHPGTSTWSRDPDQRRQLWERPKDISRVIDHAILSPQLTEVIDHDRIFMAGHSLGGFTAAALAGGRYDAAKLKRFCDEVSGELACGILNDWKVAQTPEDRAEMEADLSDARISAFAIFDLGGTQSFSQASLRNIDRPVLVFGAPIMNSGLTLDIESRTLVDLLPSETARYIEPQTLSHFDFLGQCKPGGLELLAKEIPGDEIICVNGGAERAAQHDMIVDEVVKFFSLQ; encoded by the coding sequence ATGAAACTCATCCTCTCAACTGTGTTTGCGGTCGTCGTCGGCTACGCCGTCGCAGCGTCGGAACAAACCTATTATCCCGCTCTGACCGATCTGCACATCTCCGATCCAGCGGGGCAGCGCGATCTCGATGGGCTATTGTGGTATCCAACCGAGGCATCCGCACCTTTGACATATGACTTTGAAAGCAAGGTCTGGGTCGGCACGCAGGTTGTAAGGGATGCAAGCCCGGCGCCAGGTCGATTTCCGCTTGTTGTCCTCTCTCATGGGATGTTCGGAAATGCGCTGAACCAGGCGTGGCTGGCCGGGGCCCTGGCTAAACGGGGCTTTGTGGTGGCTGCGATCAGCCATCCGGGAACCTCGACATGGTCCCGCGACCCCGACCAGCGACGACAGCTTTGGGAGCGGCCAAAAGATATCTCGCGCGTCATTGACCACGCAATTCTGTCACCTCAGCTGACCGAGGTCATTGATCACGACAGGATCTTCATGGCTGGTCATTCTTTGGGCGGTTTCACGGCCGCCGCCCTGGCAGGGGGGCGCTATGACGCTGCAAAGCTGAAGCGCTTTTGTGACGAGGTTTCAGGCGAACTGGCATGTGGCATTCTGAACGACTGGAAGGTTGCTCAAACCCCCGAGGACCGTGCCGAGATGGAAGCGGATCTGTCCGATGCCCGGATCAGCGCATTCGCGATATTTGATCTTGGCGGAACACAGAGCTTTTCCCAGGCCAGCCTGCGCAATATTGATCGTCCGGTGTTGGTGTTTGGCGCGCCAATCATGAATTCAGGCCTCACACTGGACATTGAATCCCGGACTTTGGTTGATCTGCTGCCGTCAGAAACCGCCAGATATATTGAACCACAAACCCTGTCTCATTTTGACTTTCTGGGGCAATGCAAACCAGGTGGGTTGGAACTGCTTGCAAAAGAAATACCGGGGGATGAGATCATTTGCGTGAATGGCGGAGCCGAGCGTGCAGCGCAGCATGACATGATTGTCGATGAGGTCGTCAAATTCTTCTCCTTGCAATAA
- a CDS encoding helix-turn-helix domain-containing protein — MEAPVLLLDAGERECPIKLKQRSAPFIAVLNHDAGQVRTERGQMVDPIMVNFPLPLMTATLFVGVAVMVWGLELGPRRANVMFAGLLGLCALEAILVGLRFGYGVDQLIPVQRALPLFLGPMIYLSFVSLTVGASRFRRLTLLHLAVPVVILGIFWTVSDGLGRIDWLISGSYLFYLVALYLLWRKGPDALSYAHVEVSRGLSNGILRGAGILVFVLFLDTAIALDFMLNRGAHAAKLISYGSVPLIVFTLAALITIPRMLNSPQAAKPATPSTSGRDTEIEAGLGALMRQDQLYLDPDITVQRLARRLHLPVRTLSAAINREKGKNVSQYVNDFRVEHAAKMLMQGQDSVAIIAAQSGFLSRSNFYREFQRVYGQTPVEFRKSGAPKTAATD, encoded by the coding sequence TTGGAGGCTCCTGTTTTGTTACTTGATGCTGGTGAACGTGAGTGTCCCATCAAGTTGAAGCAACGCAGCGCGCCCTTTATAGCTGTCCTCAATCACGATGCAGGACAGGTCAGGACAGAAAGAGGACAGATGGTCGACCCGATTATGGTCAATTTCCCACTGCCGTTAATGACGGCCACCTTGTTCGTGGGCGTCGCAGTCATGGTTTGGGGGTTGGAACTTGGCCCCCGCAGGGCAAATGTCATGTTTGCTGGGCTGCTCGGACTGTGCGCCCTAGAAGCGATTCTGGTGGGGCTGAGGTTTGGCTATGGCGTGGATCAGTTGATCCCGGTGCAACGCGCCTTGCCGCTGTTTCTTGGCCCGATGATCTATTTGAGCTTTGTGTCATTAACCGTTGGCGCCAGCAGGTTTCGCAGGCTCACCTTGCTTCATCTTGCTGTTCCTGTGGTGATCTTAGGGATATTCTGGACGGTGTCTGACGGTCTGGGCCGGATAGATTGGCTGATCAGTGGCAGCTATCTGTTCTATCTTGTGGCGTTATATTTGCTTTGGCGAAAGGGGCCCGACGCGCTGAGCTATGCGCATGTCGAGGTGTCGCGCGGGCTTTCCAACGGGATATTGCGAGGCGCTGGTATCCTTGTCTTTGTTCTGTTTCTGGACACTGCAATTGCTCTGGATTTTATGCTGAACCGAGGGGCCCACGCAGCAAAATTGATCTCTTATGGCTCCGTTCCGCTTATCGTTTTCACGCTAGCTGCCCTGATCACGATCCCCAGGATGCTCAACAGCCCTCAGGCCGCAAAACCCGCAACACCTTCCACCAGTGGACGTGACACAGAGATCGAAGCGGGCTTGGGCGCTCTGATGCGGCAAGATCAGCTATACCTTGATCCGGATATTACCGTTCAGCGACTTGCAAGGCGTCTTCATCTGCCTGTGCGGACTCTTTCCGCTGCGATCAACCGCGAAAAGGGTAAGAATGTGTCTCAATACGTGAATGATTTTCGGGTGGAACACGCGGCCAAGATGCTGATGCAGGGGCAAGATAGCGTCGCCATTATCGCGGCGCAGTCCGGTTTCCTGTCTCGGTCCAATTTCTATCGTGAATTTCAACGGGTCTACGGACAAACTCCTGTCGAGTTCAGAAAATCCGGTGCACCAAAGACTGCGGCCACGGACTGA